A window from Triticum aestivum cultivar Chinese Spring chromosome 6D, IWGSC CS RefSeq v2.1, whole genome shotgun sequence encodes these proteins:
- the LOC123141323 gene encoding uncharacterized protein, giving the protein MDSRAKIGQAGVVVQIPRRLMLAEVLRQVGGSPAAYATQWLSDGYLSTVQATVPLRCHPWCRTVLRVAGAVAQGAADALIRLMRSRHGVQIDDANWSPAASRAPRRADPRRFTGRAAAVNVGAYGGFASQWCRSYDAARLGWGVGVSVW; this is encoded by the exons ATGGATTCTCGTGCGAAAATCG GGCAAGCAGGCGTCGTGGTCCAGATCCCGCGCCGCCTCATGCTGGCCGAGGTCCTCCGGCAGGTCGGCGGCTCGCCGGCGGCGTACGCGACGCAGTGGCTGTCGGACGGGTACCTGAGCACCGTGCAGGCCACGGTCCCCCTGCGGTGCCACCCTTGGTGCAGGACCGTGCTGCGGGTGGCCGGGGCCGTGGCCCAGGGCGCCGCCGACGCGCTCATCCGCCTGATGAGGAGCAGGCACGGCGTGCAGATCGACGACGCGAACTGGTCCCCGGCGGCGAGCAGGGCACCGCGCCGTGCCGATCCGCGCCGGTTCACCGGGAGGGCGGCCGCTGTGAATGTTGGAGCGTACGGTGGATTCGCTTCGCAGTGGTGCCGTTCGTACGACGCAGCTCGTCTCGGTTGGGGTGTTGGCGTGTCCGTGTGGTGA
- the LOC123144036 gene encoding homeobox protein knotted-1-like 2 isoform X1, giving the protein MSFHYPDHGLAMDAAAAAAAAASSPNPSFSPGGGGGEREKAAIAAHPLYERLLEAHVACLRVATPVDQLPRIDAQIAARPPPLAAAAAAGGPSGGEELDLFMTHYVLLLCSFKEQLQQHVRVHAMEAVMGCWELEQSLQSLTGASPGEGTGATMSDDEDNQVDSETNMFDGSDGSDGMGFGPLILTEGERSLIERVRHELKSELKQGYKEKLVDIREEIMRKRRAGKLPGDTAATLKAWWQAHSKWPYPTEDDKARLVQETGLQLKQINNWFINQRKRNWHSSNTASSSEKTKKKRNVTGNDGTEQSW; this is encoded by the exons ATGTCGTTCCACTACCCGGACCACGGGCTCGCGATGgacgcggcggcggccgccgcggccgCTGCCTCGTCGCCAAACCCTAGCTTctcccccggcggcggcggcggggagagggAGAAGGCGGCCATCGCGGCCCACCCGCTGTACGAGCGGCTCCTGGAGGCCCACGTCGCCTGCCTCCGCGTCGCCACCCCCGTCGACCAGCTCCCCCGCATCGACGCGCAGATCGCGGCCCGCCCgcccccgctcgccgccgccgccgccgcgggcgggCCCTCCGGAGGCGAGGAGCTCGACCTCTTCATG ACACATTATGTATTGCTTCTCTGTTCATTTAAAGAACAACTCCAGCAGCATGTACGTGTTCATGCAATGGAAGCAGTGATGGGTTGTTGGGAGCTTGAACAATCCTTACAAAGTCTAACAG GGGCATCTCCTGGTGAAGGCACTGGGGCGACTATGTCTGATGATGAAGATAACCAAGTGGATAGTGAGACCAACATGTTTGATGGAAGCGATGGATCAGATGGTATGGGCTTTGGTCCCCTGATATTGACTGAGGGTGAACGGTCTTTGATTGAACGTGTTCGACATGAGCTGAAGAGTGAGCTTAAACAG GGGTACAAAGAAAAGCTGGTTGATATCAGGGAGGAGATCATGCGCAAGAGGAGAGCTGGTAAACTTCCCGGGGATACTGCAGCTACATTGAAAGCCTGGTGGCAAGCTCATTCCAAGTGGCCGTACCCTACC GAAGACGACAAGGCTCGCCTGGTGCAGGAGACGGGGTTACAACTGAAGCAGATTAACAATTGGTTCATCAACCAACGCAAAAGGAACTGGCACAGCAGCAACACAGCTTCCTCTAGCGAAAAGACCAAGAAGAAAAG AAACGTTACAGGTAATGACGGCACGGAGCAATCGTGGTAG
- the LOC123144036 gene encoding homeobox protein knotted-1-like 2 isoform X2: MSFHYPDHGLAMDAAAAAAAAASSPNPSFSPGGGGGEREKAAIAAHPLYERLLEAHVACLRVATPVDQLPRIDAQIAARPPPLAAAAAAGGPSGGEELDLFMTHYVLLLCSFKEQLQQHVRVHAMEAVMGCWELEQSLQSLTGASPGEGTGATMSDDEDNQVDSETNMFDGSDGSDGMGFGPLILTEGERSLIERVRHELKSELKQGYKEKLVDIREEIMRKRRAGKLPGDTAATLKAWWQAHSKWPYPTEDDKARLVQETGLQLKQINNWFINQRKRNWHSSNTASSSEKTKKKR; encoded by the exons ATGTCGTTCCACTACCCGGACCACGGGCTCGCGATGgacgcggcggcggccgccgcggccgCTGCCTCGTCGCCAAACCCTAGCTTctcccccggcggcggcggcggggagagggAGAAGGCGGCCATCGCGGCCCACCCGCTGTACGAGCGGCTCCTGGAGGCCCACGTCGCCTGCCTCCGCGTCGCCACCCCCGTCGACCAGCTCCCCCGCATCGACGCGCAGATCGCGGCCCGCCCgcccccgctcgccgccgccgccgccgcgggcgggCCCTCCGGAGGCGAGGAGCTCGACCTCTTCATG ACACATTATGTATTGCTTCTCTGTTCATTTAAAGAACAACTCCAGCAGCATGTACGTGTTCATGCAATGGAAGCAGTGATGGGTTGTTGGGAGCTTGAACAATCCTTACAAAGTCTAACAG GGGCATCTCCTGGTGAAGGCACTGGGGCGACTATGTCTGATGATGAAGATAACCAAGTGGATAGTGAGACCAACATGTTTGATGGAAGCGATGGATCAGATGGTATGGGCTTTGGTCCCCTGATATTGACTGAGGGTGAACGGTCTTTGATTGAACGTGTTCGACATGAGCTGAAGAGTGAGCTTAAACAG GGGTACAAAGAAAAGCTGGTTGATATCAGGGAGGAGATCATGCGCAAGAGGAGAGCTGGTAAACTTCCCGGGGATACTGCAGCTACATTGAAAGCCTGGTGGCAAGCTCATTCCAAGTGGCCGTACCCTACC GAAGACGACAAGGCTCGCCTGGTGCAGGAGACGGGGTTACAACTGAAGCAGATTAACAATTGGTTCATCAACCAACGCAAAAGGAACTGGCACAGCAGCAACACAGCTTCCTCTAGCGAAAAGACCAAGAAGAAAAG GTAA